In Rubrivirga marina, the following are encoded in one genomic region:
- a CDS encoding T9SS type A sorting domain-containing protein — translation MPVCSLGDLDDESGRRLTLRFGPAAVGRPPGASWAGVPYEIRIVARGNLDGETIESNEVLVTGDLPVEGEEAPAEAATALEPPYPNPSHNAVTVPFRLREAGPVRLVLLDALGRDVATLADGPFGSGAHHVRVDATGLPSGVYVVRLSAEAGGDVVTATRRLSVVR, via the coding sequence GTGCCGGTCTGCTCGCTCGGCGACCTCGACGACGAGAGTGGGCGCCGGCTAACGCTCCGGTTCGGGCCCGCCGCGGTCGGTCGCCCGCCGGGCGCGTCGTGGGCCGGCGTCCCGTACGAGATCCGGATCGTCGCGCGCGGGAACCTCGACGGTGAGACCATCGAGTCCAACGAGGTTCTGGTCACCGGCGACCTCCCGGTCGAGGGAGAGGAGGCGCCGGCCGAGGCCGCGACCGCCCTCGAGCCGCCCTACCCGAACCCGTCGCACAACGCGGTGACCGTCCCGTTCCGACTTCGAGAGGCCGGCCCCGTCCGCCTCGTGCTCCTCGACGCGCTGGGCCGGGACGTCGCGACGCTCGCCGACGGGCCGTTTGGGTCGGGTGCGCACCACGTGCGCGTAGACGCCACCGGGCTCCCGTCCGGCGTCTACGTGGTCCGCCTCTCGGCCGAGGCCGGCGGGGACGTCGTGACGGCAACCCGACGGCTGTCGGTGGTCCGGTAG
- a CDS encoding GEVED domain-containing protein → MRVVLALLFVVVAAPAQAAVVPAEGPGRSVVEISDPVSLDGEPSAGLRSDALIAFLLTGVDLYVLRRVVFLLLLSNTSTAGGGPLDVTNALVVLRLVQQANLIAALLVVRVNGREVPVTYTPCSGEGVASGATGPGGDEENCGASLEIGDVAANEELEIEIEVVGLAPGTATLEATYSQAEFDPVPSNNTASIAIEVAAPPTLSGQKWLDLDGDGGRDDDEGPVDGVPIALADATGTTVAETLTGPVDLDADGAIDPIAERGIYRFDLPETPGAYTVAEPVPDGWTAIPSGGVHEVDVGEMAIDGLDFYNRPPPDLDLDFGDAPDSYRTLWPAGPSHFVFLGQLILGAEIDVEDDGVPTLDASGDDLFIPPPIDQVDDEDGLVGISFGDGGQGQLTVRTNAAGVLDAWFDFDGDGTFLPPPFAADDDHIVVAAPIPSAGEHTVTFDVPSGGRRAGPLRLRFHEVPGGLGVGGLAWDGEVEDHLVAGLDLGDANQDPLEIIPGMPFGYPVRISADGARHLVDDLVKLGENVDAETDLNVALASETGLASNTATGDDNDPDDNRNDGPRDDEDGVAFGEGFVPFTIQLPVGSTDPSAPNPLTRYGLVAGTTGTLTFFPNVDGGLDAWFDWNRDGDWEDDGEHVFANERMGPSTPPPSLDLQAPPNASVGYYHARFRFSRNGALNATGVAPDGEVEDYLMATFPPLDYGDAPAPYPSAVTDGGARHGVGLVRLGAEADPEVDPDADDSDDGVALPDELYRGADMAVPVTTAGDAPAALYAWVDWNADGDWDDDGEQAVAGEVLSPGSHVVTITPPADATPGTTWARFRLSRVALPFVAGAEVDPLVVPFVTEGEVEDYPVEIAANGVAAEDDVAPPETAIESVGPNPARASLSIRVALAERAETTVRLVDALGREVLAMPLGALPAGRHAVPFDVAALPAGLYVVVVDAGAHRLTRPIAVAR, encoded by the coding sequence ATGCGTGTTGTTCTCGCCCTCCTGTTCGTCGTTGTGGCGGCCCCGGCTCAGGCCGCCGTCGTACCCGCCGAGGGTCCCGGGAGGTCGGTTGTCGAGATCTCGGACCCGGTCTCTCTCGATGGGGAGCCTTCCGCGGGGCTCCGCAGCGACGCGCTGATCGCGTTCCTGCTGACGGGCGTCGACCTCTACGTTCTCCGGCGGGTGGTCTTCCTCCTGCTCCTCAGCAACACGAGCACAGCGGGGGGGGGGCCGCTGGACGTCACCAACGCGCTCGTCGTCCTCCGGCTCGTCCAGCAGGCGAACTTGATCGCGGCCCTCCTCGTGGTCCGCGTCAACGGCCGTGAGGTCCCAGTCACGTATACACCGTGTTCAGGGGAGGGCGTCGCGAGCGGAGCGACGGGCCCCGGTGGGGACGAGGAGAACTGTGGGGCGTCGCTGGAGATCGGGGACGTCGCCGCGAACGAGGAGCTCGAGATCGAGATCGAGGTGGTCGGCCTCGCGCCCGGCACGGCGACCCTGGAGGCCACCTACTCGCAGGCCGAGTTCGACCCGGTCCCGTCGAACAACACGGCGAGCATCGCCATCGAGGTCGCCGCGCCGCCGACCCTCTCAGGGCAGAAGTGGCTCGACCTCGACGGCGACGGCGGCCGCGACGACGACGAGGGGCCCGTCGACGGCGTCCCCATCGCGCTGGCGGACGCGACGGGCACGACCGTAGCCGAGACCCTCACCGGCCCCGTCGACCTCGACGCGGATGGGGCCATCGACCCGATCGCCGAGCGCGGGATCTATCGGTTCGATCTGCCCGAGACGCCCGGCGCCTACACGGTCGCGGAGCCCGTGCCCGATGGGTGGACCGCGATCCCTTCCGGCGGCGTCCACGAGGTCGACGTCGGTGAGATGGCCATCGACGGGCTCGACTTCTACAACCGCCCGCCGCCCGACCTCGACCTCGACTTCGGCGACGCGCCCGACTCGTACCGCACGCTCTGGCCGGCCGGGCCGAGTCATTTCGTGTTCCTCGGCCAACTCATCCTCGGAGCGGAGATCGACGTCGAGGACGACGGCGTCCCGACCCTCGACGCCTCGGGCGATGACCTGTTCATCCCGCCCCCGATCGACCAAGTCGATGACGAGGACGGGCTGGTCGGCATCTCGTTCGGCGACGGCGGGCAGGGCCAGCTCACCGTGCGCACCAACGCGGCCGGCGTGCTCGACGCGTGGTTCGACTTCGACGGCGACGGCACCTTCCTCCCGCCGCCGTTCGCGGCGGACGACGACCACATCGTAGTGGCCGCGCCGATCCCGTCCGCGGGCGAGCACACGGTGACGTTCGACGTGCCGAGCGGCGGGCGCCGCGCCGGGCCGCTCCGGCTCCGGTTCCACGAGGTCCCCGGCGGGCTCGGCGTGGGCGGGCTCGCCTGGGACGGCGAGGTCGAGGACCACCTCGTCGCCGGGCTCGACCTCGGCGACGCGAACCAGGACCCGCTCGAGATCATTCCCGGCATGCCATTCGGCTACCCGGTCCGGATCTCGGCCGACGGCGCGCGCCACCTCGTCGACGACCTCGTCAAGCTGGGTGAGAACGTGGACGCGGAGACCGACCTCAACGTGGCCCTGGCGTCCGAGACCGGCCTCGCGTCGAACACGGCGACCGGCGACGACAACGACCCCGACGACAACCGGAACGACGGTCCGCGCGACGACGAGGACGGCGTGGCCTTCGGCGAGGGGTTTGTCCCGTTCACCATCCAACTGCCGGTGGGCAGCACGGACCCGTCGGCTCCGAACCCGCTCACGCGCTACGGCCTGGTGGCCGGGACGACGGGCACGCTCACGTTCTTCCCGAACGTCGACGGCGGCCTCGACGCGTGGTTTGACTGGAACCGCGACGGCGACTGGGAGGACGACGGCGAGCACGTCTTCGCGAACGAACGGATGGGCCCGTCGACCCCGCCGCCGTCGCTGGACCTCCAGGCGCCGCCGAACGCGTCCGTCGGCTACTACCACGCCCGGTTCCGATTCAGTCGCAACGGTGCGCTCAACGCGACCGGGGTCGCGCCCGACGGCGAGGTCGAGGACTACCTCATGGCCACGTTCCCGCCGCTCGACTACGGCGACGCCCCCGCCCCGTACCCCTCGGCCGTGACCGATGGCGGTGCCCGTCACGGCGTCGGCCTCGTCCGCCTCGGCGCCGAGGCGGACCCGGAGGTCGATCCCGACGCCGACGACAGCGACGACGGCGTGGCGCTCCCCGACGAGCTGTACCGCGGGGCCGACATGGCCGTCCCCGTGACGACGGCCGGCGACGCGCCCGCCGCGCTCTACGCCTGGGTCGACTGGAACGCCGACGGCGACTGGGACGACGACGGGGAGCAGGCCGTCGCGGGCGAGGTGCTCAGCCCCGGCTCCCACGTCGTGACGATCACGCCGCCGGCCGACGCCACGCCGGGCACGACGTGGGCGCGGTTCCGGCTCAGCCGCGTGGCGCTGCCGTTTGTCGCGGGCGCCGAGGTCGACCCGCTCGTCGTCCCGTTCGTGACCGAGGGCGAGGTCGAGGATTACCCCGTCGAGATTGCCGCCAACGGCGTCGCGGCCGAGGACGACGTCGCGCCACCCGAGACCGCGATAGAGTCCGTCGGCCCGAACCCGGCGCGGGCGTCGCTCTCCATCCGCGTCGCGCTCGCGGAGCGGGCCGAGACGACAGTCCGCCTCGTCGACGCGCTCGGCCGCGAGGTGCTGGCGATGCCGCTCGGCGCGCTCCCCGCCGGCCGGCACGCGGTCCCGTTCGACGTCGCCGCGCTGCCCGCGGGTCTCTACGTGGTCGTCGTCGACGCCGGCGCTCATCGTCTCACGCGCCCGATCGCCGTCGCTCGCTAG